The genomic region AATATATCTACAGGTTAAACTGGTCAGCTGCCCCCATGAATTCGGAAGCTAGGAACAACTGCAAGTAGGAAGCACATTATAAAAGGGTGAAGCAATGTTAAGAGCAACCCATCTCCCGCCCGTAGCATCTCCAACTTTCTTCGCTCTCAGGCAATCTTCGATTCCAGCTCTCAGCGTCTCGTCCTTAGCTTGTTATTCTCTTCACAGACTCTCCACATTTTCTCCCTTTCactctttcttctccaaaccGCTCAAACCCACTCGACCTTATCTTCCCCCGCTTACTCTCAGGCAAGTCTCTCCCATGGTGGGTCATCCACGACTCAGACCATCAGGTTGGTGATTTTATCAAAACCCatgcctttcttttttcccttcttttatgttttttttgtCTAACTTTGGTTGTACTTATTTTGTTGTAGCTTCATTTAATTCCGAGAGTGGCTCTGGAGATAGCAGAGAAATATTGGTACAGCACTTGCTTCTAAAAGAAGATGACCAGAAGCTCTTGTTGGAGCTTCAGCAGAAAATTGCGGGAGGTttgccttcttctttttttttaaatttgataatttttagCTTAAAGCATGGCATAtgaaaatttctaaaatcaatttgtgAATTTTCTTTATTGCTATCATAAACAGGGCTATGGTTTTATTAGGATAACATTGGTTACTTTTAGTACTTGCTTTTGGTTTCTAGAagcaaagaaacaaaacttttttttttttgaaaaatcaaaacctttAAATGTAACTTACTTTTTATAACAAATATATGATTTTACCTTTATATagaataaattatataaggaCTGATGttgtattttagtcatttgttcatttttaatcaattctgttttttattttcaaaatttgcttTTCCTTCATAGCAACTtcttagaaagaaaaaaaaaatggtaagaGAAGCAACAAGATAGAGCGTAGATTAAAGTTAATTTGGACttgtataatatttaattctCACACATggtttaatgtaaattttttgttatttgtttcGTGAAGGAGAGGATTTAAGTGATCTTGCTGTTGAATACTCAATATGTCCATCCACAGAAAATGGGGGAATGCTTGGGTGGGTCAGAAAGGGGCAAATGGTATGTAGATtctccaatttttttaaaaaaattttacacattgttattctttttaggagttaaaaatatagtaagAATCTTAGCTAGTTGGTGTTAAATTTCTGGTAGCGTCGTTAAATTTATGGCTTGGTTCTTAAATTCACTGAAAAGGAAACAATTTTCAAGAAGTTACCTAACATGACCTGCTTAATTTTGAAGCGTTTACCGGACTTTTTCTCATGTATTCAGTAATGAGTTCAAAACTTTAGTCAActtatattgagttcaaaatTGGAAAAACTTAACTAGGCCGATAGTGCCTTCTTTGTGGTTGTGGCAaatgatatattgatttgagTTCTAAAATACAAACAATTAATGTAAACTTTATTCTGTATCTCCCCCGTATGGTCCTTGGACTTTGTCA from Theobroma cacao cultivar B97-61/B2 chromosome 9, Criollo_cocoa_genome_V2, whole genome shotgun sequence harbors:
- the LOC18589967 gene encoding rhodanese-like/PpiC domain-containing protein 12, chloroplastic isoform X2, producing MLRATHLPPVASPTFFALRQSSIPALSVSSLACYSLHRLSTFSPFHSFFSKPLKPTRPYLPPLTLRQVSPMVGHPRLRPSASFNSESGSGDSREILVQHLLLKEDDQKLLLELQQKIAGGEDLSDLAVEYSICPSTENGGMLGWVRKGQMVPEFEEAAFSAPLNKVVKCKTNYGWHLLQVLSEREESLLKDIQPEEFHAKMQDPSFIEEAQLIDVREPEEVSQASLPGFQVLPLRQFGSWGPEITSKLDPMKDTYVMCHHGMRSLQVAKWLQTQGFRKVFNLSGGIHAYATKVDPSVPTY